Proteins encoded in a region of the Dorea longicatena genome:
- a CDS encoding RNA-binding S4 domain-containing protein produces METIRLRDEYIKLGQALKATGMVESGVEAKEVIQEGLVMVNGETDTRRGRKLYGGDVVLFDGEEIRIEG; encoded by the coding sequence ATGGAGACAATTAGATTACGAGATGAATATATCAAGCTTGGACAGGCTTTGAAAGCTACAGGAATGGTGGAATCCGGAGTAGAAGCCAAAGAAGTGATCCAGGAAGGTCTTGTCATGGTAAATGGCGAGACAGATACACGCCGCGGACGTAAGTTATACGGCGGAGATGTTGTATTATTTGACGGAGAAGAGATCAGAATTGAAGGTTAA
- the gyrA gene encoding DNA gyrase subunit A has product MEDNIFDKVHEVDLKQTMETSYIDYAMSVIASRALPDVRDGLKPVQRRIMYSMIELNNGPDKPHRKCARIVGDTMGKYHPHGDSSIYGALVNMAQEWSTRYPLVDGHGNFGSVDGDGAAAMRYTEARLSKISMELTADINKNTVDFIPNFDETEKEPTVLPSRFPNLLVNGTSGIAVGMATNIPPHNLREVINAVVQIIDDQIEDKEETTIEEILKIIKGPDFPTGGMILGTRGIEEAYRTGRGKIRVRAVTDIETMPNGKSRIIVSELPYMVNKARLIEKIAELVRDKKIDGITDLSDQSSREGMRVVIELRRDANANVILNQLYKHTQLQDTFGVIMLALVGNEPKVMNLMEMLNYYLKHQEEVVTRRTQYELNKAEERAHILKGLLIALDNIDEVIKIIRGSQTVQIAKSELMERFGLTDVQSQAIVDMRLRALTGLEREKLEAEYKALMEQIEHLRAILADRKLLLGVIKEEILVIRDKYGDERRTSIGFDEFDISMEDLIPREDVVITMTKLGYIKRMSHDTFKAQNRGGKGIKGMQKLDEDYVEELFMTNTHHYLMFFTNTGRVYRMKAYEIPEASRTSRGTAIVNLLQLMPGEKISAVIPIEKYNDDEYLLMATKKGLIKKTPIKEYANVRKTGLAAITLREEDELIEVKYTDSDHDVFMVTKYGQCIRFNESDVRPTGRTSMGVRGMNLVDRDEVIGMQIDSQGTELLIVSEYGMGKRTSIDEFTAQNRGGKGVKCYKITEKTGNVVGVKAVDEDNEIMIINTEGIIIRMKCDGISELGRVTSGVKLINLPEGDKVACIAKVRRGDESEDDLVEPEESTEDAENVETEE; this is encoded by the coding sequence ATGGAAGACAATATATTTGACAAAGTCCACGAAGTGGATCTGAAACAGACAATGGAAACCTCTTATATCGACTACGCGATGAGTGTTATTGCGTCCCGTGCCCTGCCGGATGTAAGAGATGGTTTGAAACCGGTACAGAGAAGAATCATGTACTCTATGATCGAGCTGAACAACGGTCCTGACAAGCCGCACAGAAAGTGTGCGCGTATCGTCGGTGATACGATGGGTAAATATCACCCGCACGGTGACAGCTCTATCTATGGTGCATTGGTTAATATGGCACAGGAATGGTCTACCAGATACCCGCTGGTAGACGGACATGGTAACTTTGGTTCTGTGGACGGTGACGGTGCTGCCGCCATGCGATACACAGAGGCAAGACTGAGTAAGATTTCCATGGAATTAACAGCGGATATTAATAAAAATACCGTTGATTTCATTCCGAACTTTGACGAGACGGAGAAAGAACCTACCGTTCTGCCGTCAAGATTTCCGAACCTTCTGGTCAACGGTACTTCCGGTATCGCTGTAGGTATGGCGACGAATATCCCGCCGCACAACCTGCGTGAAGTGATCAATGCAGTCGTACAGATCATTGATGACCAGATCGAGGATAAAGAAGAGACAACGATCGAAGAGATCTTAAAGATCATCAAAGGACCAGACTTCCCGACAGGTGGTATGATTCTCGGAACAAGAGGAATTGAAGAGGCATACAGAACCGGACGCGGCAAGATCCGTGTGCGTGCGGTCACAGATATCGAGACGATGCCGAATGGCAAGAGCCGTATCATCGTAAGTGAGCTGCCTTACATGGTTAACAAAGCAAGACTGATCGAGAAGATTGCAGAGCTGGTACGTGATAAGAAGATTGACGGAATCACAGATTTAAGTGACCAGTCAAGCCGTGAAGGAATGCGTGTAGTCATTGAGCTTCGAAGAGATGCCAATGCCAATGTTATTCTGAACCAGTTATACAAACATACACAGCTTCAGGACACATTCGGTGTGATCATGCTGGCTCTGGTCGGCAATGAGCCGAAGGTCATGAACCTGATGGAGATGCTGAACTACTACCTGAAACATCAGGAAGAAGTAGTGACACGCCGTACACAGTATGAGTTAAATAAAGCCGAAGAGCGTGCACATATTTTAAAGGGATTACTGATCGCATTAGATAACATTGATGAAGTGATCAAGATCATCAGAGGTTCCCAGACGGTCCAGATCGCAAAATCAGAATTGATGGAGCGTTTCGGACTGACAGACGTACAGTCACAGGCAATCGTAGATATGAGACTGCGTGCTCTGACAGGTCTGGAAAGAGAGAAACTCGAGGCAGAATATAAAGCACTGATGGAGCAGATCGAACATTTACGTGCGATCCTTGCTGACAGAAAGTTATTACTTGGCGTGATCAAAGAAGAGATTCTTGTGATCCGTGATAAATACGGTGATGAGAGAAGAACATCCATCGGATTTGATGAATTTGATATTTCCATGGAAGATCTGATCCCGAGAGAAGATGTGGTCATTACGATGACTAAGCTTGGATATATCAAGCGAATGTCTCATGATACATTCAAGGCCCAGAACCGTGGCGGTAAGGGAATCAAGGGAATGCAGAAGCTGGATGAGGATTACGTAGAAGAGCTCTTCATGACCAATACACATCATTACCTGATGTTCTTTACGAACACCGGACGTGTATACCGTATGAAAGCATACGAGATTCCGGAAGCAAGCAGAACATCCAGAGGAACTGCGATCGTGAACCTGCTGCAGTTAATGCCGGGCGAGAAGATCAGTGCGGTCATTCCGATTGAGAAATATAACGATGATGAGTATCTGCTGATGGCAACCAAGAAAGGTCTCATCAAGAAGACTCCGATTAAAGAATATGCAAATGTCAGAAAGACAGGACTTGCAGCAATTACTCTGCGTGAGGAAGATGAGCTGATCGAGGTAAAATACACAGACAGCGATCATGATGTGTTCATGGTTACAAAGTATGGACAGTGTATCCGTTTTAACGAAAGTGATGTACGTCCGACCGGAAGAACATCCATGGGTGTCCGTGGTATGAATCTGGTAGACCGCGACGAAGTGATCGGAATGCAGATCGACTCACAGGGAACAGAACTGCTGATCGTGTCCGAATATGGTATGGGTAAACGTACTTCCATCGATGAATTTACAGCCCAGAACCGTGGCGGTAAAGGCGTGAAGTGTTATAAGATCACAGAGAAGACCGGTAACGTTGTAGGTGTGAAAGCAGTAGATGAGGACAATGAGATCATGATCATCAACACGGAGGGAATCATCATCCGTATGAAGTGTGACGGAATCTCAGAACTCGGAAGAGTGACATCCGGAGTGAAGCTTATCAACCTGCCGGAAGGCGATAAAGTAGCTTGTATCGCAAAAGTACGTAGAGGCGATGAATCAGAAGATGATCTGGTAGAGCCGGAAGAAAGTACAGAAGATGCAGAGAACGTAGAGACAGAAGAATAA
- the dnaN gene encoding DNA polymerase III subunit beta: MKITCSKSNLVKGVSIVSKAVPSKTTMPILECILIDATTDIIKLTANDMELGIQTEISGDIIDRGMIAIDAKIFSEIVRKLPDNEVTIETLDNLQTVITCEKAKFDIAGKPGDEFAYLPIIEKEDSIEVSQFTLKEVIRQTIFSISDSESNKLMTGELFDISDNILKVVSLDGHRISIRKVPLKKSVADRKLVVPGKTLIEISKILSGEAENVVSISYTKNHIVFEFDNTIVVSRLIEGEYFRIDQMLSNDYETKVRINKKELLNCIDRATLLVKEGDKKPIIINIGDELMELKIKSQIGSMNEEIMITKEGKDLLIGFNPKFLIDALRVIDDEEVTIYLMNAKAPCFIKDDEESYIYLILPVNFNAAA; this comes from the coding sequence ATGAAAATTACCTGCAGTAAATCCAACCTGGTCAAAGGTGTCAGTATTGTTTCCAAAGCAGTTCCATCTAAAACAACAATGCCAATCCTTGAATGTATTCTTATTGATGCAACAACAGATATTATCAAATTAACAGCGAATGATATGGAACTTGGTATCCAGACAGAAATTTCCGGAGACATTATTGATCGCGGAATGATCGCTATCGATGCAAAGATTTTTTCAGAGATCGTTAGAAAACTTCCGGATAATGAAGTAACGATCGAAACTTTAGATAATCTTCAGACAGTCATCACATGTGAAAAAGCAAAATTTGATATTGCCGGTAAACCTGGCGATGAATTTGCTTACTTACCAATTATTGAGAAAGAAGATTCTATAGAAGTCTCTCAATTCACATTGAAAGAAGTCATCCGTCAGACAATTTTCTCTATTTCTGACAGTGAAAGTAATAAACTTATGACTGGAGAATTGTTCGACATCAGTGATAACATTCTGAAAGTTGTTTCGCTGGACGGACACAGAATTTCCATTCGAAAAGTGCCATTGAAAAAAAGCGTAGCTGACAGAAAGCTTGTTGTACCTGGAAAGACACTGATCGAGATCAGTAAGATCCTTTCGGGTGAGGCTGAAAACGTGGTATCGATTTCATATACAAAGAATCATATCGTGTTCGAATTTGATAACACGATCGTTGTATCACGTCTGATCGAAGGCGAATATTTCAGAATCGATCAGATGTTGTCAAATGATTATGAGACAAAAGTCAGAATTAATAAAAAAGAGCTGCTCAACTGTATCGACCGAGCAACACTTCTGGTAAAAGAAGGAGACAAGAAACCAATCATCATCAATATCGGTGACGAACTTATGGAATTAAAGATCAAATCCCAGATCGGATCCATGAATGAAGAGATTATGATCACAAAAGAGGGAAAAGATCTGCTGATCGGATTCAATCCGAAGTTCCTGATCGATGCACTTCGTGTTATCGACGACGAAGAAGTAACAATTTATCTGATGAATGCGAAAGCACCTTGCTTCATCAAAGATGATGAAGAAAGTTACATCTACCTGATTCTTCCTGTTAACTTTAATGCTGCAGCATAA
- a CDS encoding Fe-S-containing hydro-lyase produces the protein MEKHITAPITKETAKSLHAGDYVYVTGTIYTARDAAHKRMDEALDRGEELPIDIKNQAIYYMGPSPAREGRPIGSAGPTTASRMDKYAPRLLDLGQTAMIGKGKRSQAVIDAVVRNGCVYLAAIGGAGALLSKCIKSSEVVAYEDLGTEAIRKLQVENLPVIVVIDSEGNNLYETAIREYKKI, from the coding sequence ATGGAAAAGCATATCACAGCACCTATTACAAAAGAAACAGCAAAATCTCTTCACGCTGGAGATTATGTATATGTCACCGGAACTATTTATACTGCCAGAGATGCAGCACATAAGCGGATGGACGAAGCATTGGACAGAGGCGAAGAATTACCAATTGATATCAAAAATCAGGCAATTTATTATATGGGACCATCTCCTGCAAGAGAGGGGCGTCCAATAGGATCTGCCGGACCGACAACCGCCAGCCGTATGGACAAATATGCACCACGTCTTCTTGATCTTGGACAGACAGCAATGATCGGAAAAGGAAAAAGAAGTCAGGCGGTAATCGATGCTGTTGTGCGCAATGGGTGTGTATATCTTGCGGCAATCGGAGGAGCTGGTGCCTTATTGTCCAAATGTATAAAATCATCAGAGGTTGTTGCATATGAAGATCTTGGAACGGAAGCTATCCGTAAACTTCAGGTAGAGAATCTTCCGGTTATCGTAGTAATTGACAGCGAAGGTAACAATCTGTATGAGACAGCAATCAGGGAGTACAAAAAGATATGA
- a CDS encoding fumarate hydratase: protein MRIINVNTITQNIKDMCIKANHFLAEDMDQAMKHALDTEQSPLGRQILDQLQDNLKIAAEDMIPICQDTGMAVVFLKVGQDVHFEGGSLEDAVNEGVRQGYVEGFLRKSVVGDPIIRENTKDNTPAVIHYSIVPGDKVEIKVAPKGFGSENMSRVFMLKPADGIEGVKNAILTAVRDAGPNACPPMVVGVGIGGTFEKCALMAKEALTREAGSHSEIPWVKDLEEEMLDTVNKLGIGPGGLGGTTTALAVNVNTYPTHIAGLPVAVNICCHVNRHIIREV from the coding sequence ATGAGAATAATTAATGTAAATACGATCACACAGAATATAAAAGATATGTGCATAAAAGCAAATCATTTTCTGGCAGAGGATATGGATCAGGCGATGAAGCATGCGTTGGATACAGAACAGTCTCCTCTTGGACGCCAGATTTTAGATCAGCTGCAGGATAATTTAAAGATTGCAGCCGAAGATATGATTCCAATCTGTCAGGATACAGGTATGGCAGTCGTATTTCTGAAAGTTGGTCAGGATGTACATTTTGAAGGAGGCAGCCTGGAAGATGCCGTGAACGAAGGTGTACGCCAGGGATATGTGGAAGGTTTCCTTAGAAAATCAGTTGTAGGAGATCCGATCATTCGCGAAAATACAAAAGATAACACACCGGCAGTCATACATTACAGTATTGTTCCGGGAGATAAAGTAGAGATAAAAGTTGCTCCGAAAGGATTCGGAAGTGAAAATATGAGTCGTGTATTTATGCTGAAACCGGCAGACGGAATTGAAGGTGTAAAGAATGCAATTCTTACAGCAGTCAGGGATGCAGGCCCAAATGCCTGTCCGCCAATGGTAGTCGGAGTCGGTATAGGTGGAACATTTGAAAAATGTGCACTGATGGCAAAAGAAGCACTTACAAGAGAGGCAGGATCACACTCTGAGATCCCATGGGTTAAAGATCTGGAGGAAGAAATGCTGGATACAGTTAATAAACTTGGAATCGGCCCGGGCGGACTTGGCGGAACGACAACCGCATTAGCAGTTAATGTGAATACTTACCCGACGCATATTGCAGGACTTCCTGTAGCGGTCAATATCTGTTGTCATGTAAATCGCCATATTATCAGGGAGGTGTAA
- a CDS encoding C-GCAxxG-C-C family (seleno)protein produces the protein MTTNVDLEKLQKDAVDIFNQGFACSESVIYAIKENFELDMSDDAIAMSSGFPWGLGGGGCICGALAGATMCIGYFFGRKTPGDPKINRCFKLSNEIHDFFKEYCGATCCRVLTKGKEKNSPERKAQCTDFVAATVKKTAEIILRELAADEAEK, from the coding sequence ATGACAACAAATGTAGATTTAGAGAAACTTCAAAAGGATGCCGTAGACATCTTTAATCAGGGTTTTGCCTGTTCAGAATCTGTCATTTATGCAATCAAGGAGAATTTTGAACTGGACATGTCGGATGATGCGATTGCTATGAGTTCCGGATTTCCATGGGGGCTTGGCGGAGGCGGATGTATCTGTGGTGCACTCGCCGGAGCAACGATGTGTATCGGATATTTCTTCGGACGTAAGACACCTGGTGATCCTAAGATTAACCGCTGTTTCAAGCTTTCGAACGAAATCCACGATTTCTTCAAGGAATACTGTGGTGCAACATGCTGCCGTGTTCTGACAAAAGGCAAAGAGAAGAATTCTCCGGAACGTAAAGCACAGTGTACAGACTTTGTAGCTGCTACTGTGAAGAAGACTGCGGAGATCATTCTTCGTGAACTTGCTGCAGATGAGGCGGAAAAATAA
- the recF gene encoding DNA replication/repair protein RecF (All proteins in this family for which functions are known are DNA-binding proteins that assist the filamentation of RecA onto DNA for the initiation of recombination or recombinational repair.), whose amino-acid sequence MKVNSLKLKNFRNYDLLNVEFDGSTNIFYGNNAQGKTNILEAVYLSGTTKSHRGSKDRDMIRFGEDESHIETVVEKNGISYQIDMHLKKNSPKGIAINKMPIRKASELFGIVNLVFFSPEDLNIIKNGPAERRRFIDLELSQLDKVYLNNLSNYNRIVNQRNHLLKELSFGGKKDLSDTLEIWELQMVQYGERLIARRKEFVEQINGIIAKIHQRLTGGKESLKIIYEPSTGDLPFEQALNRYRERDLRMKSTTVGPHRDDIGFLIGDMDIRKYGSQGQQRTAALSLKLSEIELVKLATHDTPILLLDDVLSELDKHRQNYLLDSIHDIQTLITCTGVEDFVNHRFSINKVFHVQNGQVTKEN is encoded by the coding sequence TTGAAGGTTAATTCCCTGAAATTAAAGAATTTTAGAAATTATGATCTTCTGAATGTGGAGTTTGATGGTTCTACGAATATTTTTTACGGGAACAATGCCCAGGGGAAGACGAATATTCTGGAGGCTGTGTATCTGTCCGGAACGACCAAGTCCCACCGCGGGTCGAAGGACAGGGATATGATCCGTTTCGGCGAGGATGAATCACACATCGAAACCGTGGTGGAAAAGAACGGAATCAGTTATCAGATCGATATGCACCTGAAGAAGAACAGTCCGAAAGGGATTGCCATCAATAAGATGCCGATCCGGAAAGCAAGCGAACTTTTCGGAATTGTGAATCTTGTATTTTTCTCGCCGGAAGATCTGAACATTATCAAGAACGGGCCGGCAGAGAGAAGAAGATTCATAGATCTGGAGCTTTCGCAGCTTGATAAGGTGTACCTGAATAATCTGTCGAATTACAACCGGATCGTGAATCAGCGAAACCATCTGCTGAAAGAGCTCAGTTTCGGCGGAAAGAAAGATCTTTCGGATACACTGGAAATATGGGAGCTGCAGATGGTACAATATGGGGAAAGGCTGATTGCCAGAAGAAAAGAATTTGTCGAACAGATCAATGGGATCATTGCAAAGATTCACCAGAGACTGACCGGCGGTAAAGAAAGCCTGAAGATCATATACGAGCCAAGTACGGGAGATCTGCCATTTGAACAGGCACTGAACCGGTACCGGGAGAGAGATCTGCGGATGAAGAGTACAACGGTGGGGCCGCACAGGGACGACATCGGCTTTCTGATCGGTGATATGGACATCCGCAAATATGGTTCCCAGGGACAGCAGAGAACGGCTGCCCTGTCTTTGAAACTGTCGGAGATCGAGCTGGTCAAACTGGCAACACATGACACCCCGATACTTTTACTTGACGATGTATTGTCTGAACTTGATAAACACAGGCAAAACTATTTGTTAGACAGCATACATGATATACAGACTTTGATTACCTGTACGGGTGTTGAGGATTTTGTAAATCACCGCTTTTCAATAAACAAAGTGTTCCATGTCCAGAACGGGCAGGTAACGAAAGAAAACTAG
- the gyrB gene encoding DNA topoisomerase (ATP-hydrolyzing) subunit B: MGTEKVQHEYGADEIQILEGLEAVRKRPGMYIGSTSARGLHHLVYEIVDNAVDEALAGFCDTIYVTINKDNSVTVIDNGRGIPVGINHKAGLPAVEVVFTVLHAGGKFGGGGYKVSGGLHGVGASVVNALSNWLEVEIYHEGKVYQQRYERGKVMEKLTVIGDCEEEKTGTKVTFLPDDTIFETTIFDFNVLKQRFREMAFLTKGLKIVLKDDREEEPKERTFHYEGGIKEFVTYLNRSATPLYEQIIYCEGMVNNVSVEVAMQHNDSYSDNTYGFVNNITTPEGGTHVVGFRNAITKTFNDYARKNKLLRDNEPNLSGEDIREGLTAIISVKIEDPQFEGQTKQKLGNSEARGAVDNVVSKQLEIFLEQNPAVGKIIVEKSVMSQRAREAARKARDLTRRKSALDNMALPGKLADCSDKNPENCEIYIVEGDSAGGSAKTARDRATQAILPLRGKILNVEKARLDKIYGNAEIKAMITAFGTGIHEDFDISKLRYHKIIIMTDADVDGAHISTLLLTFIYRFMPELIKQGYVYLAQPPLYKLEKNKKVWYAYSDEELSNIINEVGRDGNNKIQRYKGLGEMDAEQLWETTMDPEHRILLRVTMDDETTSELDLTFTTLMGDKVEPRREFIVENAKYVKNLDV; this comes from the coding sequence ATGGGTACAGAAAAAGTACAGCATGAATACGGCGCAGATGAAATTCAGATATTGGAAGGTCTTGAGGCAGTCCGCAAACGTCCTGGTATGTACATTGGAAGTACATCAGCCAGAGGCTTGCATCATCTTGTATACGAGATTGTCGATAATGCCGTAGACGAAGCTTTGGCGGGCTTCTGTGATACGATTTATGTAACAATCAATAAAGACAATTCGGTGACCGTTATCGATAATGGACGTGGAATTCCGGTTGGTATCAACCACAAAGCAGGACTTCCTGCGGTAGAAGTTGTATTTACCGTGCTGCATGCAGGAGGTAAATTTGGTGGTGGAGGATACAAGGTATCCGGTGGACTTCACGGTGTTGGAGCGTCTGTTGTAAATGCGCTTTCCAACTGGCTGGAAGTTGAGATCTACCACGAGGGTAAAGTATACCAGCAGCGTTACGAGCGCGGAAAAGTTATGGAGAAACTGACCGTGATCGGTGACTGTGAAGAAGAAAAGACCGGTACAAAAGTAACATTCCTGCCGGATGATACCATTTTTGAGACAACGATCTTTGATTTTAATGTTCTGAAACAGAGATTCCGCGAGATGGCATTCCTGACAAAAGGACTGAAAATCGTATTGAAGGACGACCGTGAGGAAGAGCCGAAAGAAAGAACATTCCACTACGAAGGCGGAATCAAAGAATTCGTTACTTACCTGAACCGCAGTGCGACACCGCTTTATGAGCAGATCATTTACTGTGAAGGTATGGTAAATAATGTGTCTGTCGAAGTGGCTATGCAGCACAACGATTCTTACAGTGACAATACGTATGGATTTGTCAATAACATTACGACTCCGGAAGGTGGAACACACGTTGTCGGATTCCGTAATGCGATCACAAAGACATTTAATGATTATGCAAGAAAGAACAAGCTTCTGCGTGACAATGAGCCGAACTTAAGCGGTGAAGATATCCGTGAGGGCCTGACCGCGATCATCAGCGTCAAGATCGAGGATCCACAGTTTGAAGGCCAGACCAAGCAGAAACTTGGTAACAGCGAGGCAAGAGGTGCGGTTGACAATGTAGTCAGCAAGCAGCTTGAGATCTTCCTTGAGCAGAATCCGGCCGTTGGTAAGATCATCGTAGAGAAATCTGTGATGTCCCAGCGCGCGAGAGAGGCTGCAAGAAAGGCAAGAGACCTGACACGTAGAAAATCAGCACTGGATAATATGGCACTTCCTGGAAAGCTTGCAGACTGTTCGGATAAGAATCCGGAGAACTGCGAGATCTACATCGTAGAGGGAGATTCTGCCGGCGGTTCTGCGAAGACAGCACGTGACCGTGCGACGCAGGCAATCCTTCCACTGCGTGGTAAGATCCTGAACGTAGAGAAGGCAAGACTGGATAAGATCTACGGCAATGCCGAGATCAAGGCGATGATCACTGCATTTGGTACAGGAATCCATGAAGATTTCGATATTTCCAAACTGCGTTATCACAAGATCATCATCATGACCGATGCCGACGTGGACGGTGCACATATCAGTACACTGCTTCTGACGTTCATTTACCGGTTCATGCCGGAGCTTATCAAGCAGGGTTATGTATATCTGGCACAGCCGCCGCTTTATAAGCTTGAGAAGAACAAGAAGGTATGGTATGCATACAGTGACGAAGAACTGAGTAATATCATCAATGAAGTCGGCCGTGACGGTAATAATAAGATCCAGCGTTACAAAGGTCTTGGAGAGATGGATGCAGAACAGCTCTGGGAGACAACCATGGATCCGGAACACCGTATCCTGTTACGTGTAACGATGGATGATGAGACAACGAGCGAACTGGACCTGACATTTACGACACTGATGGGTGACAAAGTAGAGCCAAGACGTGAGTTCATCGTTGAGAATGCAAAATACGTTAAGAATCTGGATGTATAA
- the dnaA gene encoding chromosomal replication initiator protein DnaA, giving the protein MNTVKEKWPEIIEHLRVEHELSNVSFNTWIQPLKVYDVVDNTVFILVNMNASVEYIEKKYQLPLKVCIAEITGTEYEVVFISEDDDRLNEIQNMAIEANQKKKSKSAAEKAGLNPKYTFDTFVVGGNNNFAHAASLAVAESPGEVYNPLFLYGGVGLGKTHLMHSIAHFILDKNPKKKVLYVTSETFTNELIEALKNGKTAGNESAMSKFRDKYRNNDVLLIDDIQFIIGKESTQEEFFHTFNHLHTSGKQIIISSDKPPKDIETLEARLRTRFEWGLIADISSPNYETRMAILQKKIELDHLEKYNIPNDVLEYIATNVKTNIRELEGSLNKLIALYKLNNTGSIDIALAAEALKDIISSDNRREVTPELILDIVSEHFGVSIPDLKGNKRNAEIVFPRQIAMYLIRNMTETSLKAVGVILGGKDHSTIKHGIEKIENELKADETLSNTINIIKKKINPA; this is encoded by the coding sequence ATGAATACAGTAAAGGAAAAATGGCCTGAAATTATCGAACATCTCAGGGTCGAACATGAGTTGTCCAATGTATCGTTCAATACGTGGATCCAACCATTGAAAGTTTACGATGTCGTAGACAATACCGTATTTATATTAGTAAATATGAATGCGAGTGTAGAATATATTGAAAAAAAATATCAGCTTCCATTAAAAGTATGTATTGCGGAGATTACTGGAACTGAATATGAAGTTGTCTTCATTTCCGAGGATGATGACAGACTGAACGAGATTCAGAATATGGCCATTGAAGCAAATCAGAAGAAAAAAAGCAAAAGTGCTGCGGAAAAAGCCGGGCTTAATCCGAAGTATACTTTTGATACCTTCGTTGTCGGCGGTAACAATAATTTCGCCCATGCAGCTTCCCTTGCTGTAGCCGAATCTCCGGGAGAAGTATACAATCCCCTCTTCTTATATGGAGGTGTTGGACTTGGAAAGACTCATTTGATGCACTCAATTGCACATTTTATTCTGGACAAGAATCCAAAGAAAAAAGTCCTCTATGTAACCAGCGAGACATTTACCAATGAGCTGATCGAAGCTCTCAAAAACGGAAAAACCGCCGGAAACGAGTCCGCAATGTCGAAATTCCGCGATAAATACCGTAATAATGACGTACTTTTGATCGATGATATCCAATTCATTATCGGAAAAGAAAGTACACAGGAAGAATTCTTCCACACATTTAACCATCTGCATACATCCGGAAAGCAGATCATCATATCGTCTGATAAGCCGCCGAAAGATATTGAAACTTTGGAGGCCAGACTTCGTACGCGATTTGAGTGGGGTCTGATTGCTGATATTTCATCACCTAATTATGAAACCCGTATGGCGATTTTACAGAAGAAGATCGAGCTGGATCATCTGGAAAAATACAATATTCCGAATGATGTACTCGAATATATCGCAACGAACGTCAAGACAAATATCCGAGAACTTGAAGGGTCTCTTAATAAACTGATTGCTCTTTATAAACTGAACAACACCGGTTCTATCGATATTGCCCTTGCAGCAGAGGCCTTAAAAGATATCATTTCTTCGGATAATCGCAGAGAAGTTACGCCTGAACTGATTTTGGACATCGTTTCCGAACATTTTGGTGTATCTATTCCTGATCTGAAAGGGAATAAACGTAACGCCGAGATCGTATTTCCGCGCCAGATTGCCATGTATCTGATCCGAAATATGACAGAAACTTCATTAAAAGCAGTCGGTGTCATTCTTGGGGGCAAGGATCACTCTACCATCAAGCATGGGATTGAGAAAATCGAGAACGAATTAAAGGCGGACGAGACTCTTTCTAACACTATTAATATTATAAAGAAGAAAATCAATCCGGCTTAG